The Alnus glutinosa chromosome 1, dhAlnGlut1.1, whole genome shotgun sequence region CTCTCTGCCTGTGAGACCATGGGCTCTGCCACCACCATTTGTACTGATAAAACAGGCACTCTCACGCTCAACCAAATGAAGGTGACAAAGTTTTGGCTAGGGAAAGAAACTTTTGCAGCAGGTTCTTACTCATCAATTGCTCCATACGTTCTTGAATTGGTCCAGGAAGGAGTTGCTCTGAACACAACCGGTAGTGTTTACAAGCCTAATTCAGGATTTGAAATCGAGTTCTCAGGTAGCCCCACTGAAAAAGCAATTCTTTCATGGGCTGTTCTGGACCTAAACATGGAAATGGAGCAACTGATGCAAAGTTGTATGATTCTTTTCGTTGAAGCATTCAATTCCCAGAAAAAACGAAGCGGAGTCCTTATGAGGAGAAAGGTAGACAACACAATCCATGTACACTGGAAAGGTGCTGCAGAGATGATACTGAAGATGTGTTCAAGTTACTATGATGCTTCTGGAATTGTAAAAGAGCTGGATGATGCTGAAAAGATGAAATTTGAGCAAATTATTCAAGGTATGGCAGCTAGCAGCCTCAGGTGCATTGCATTTGCGCATAAGCAGGTTTCAGAAGATCAAGAAAATGAGCAAGAACATAAAAAGCTAGAAGAAGATGGTTTGACCCTATTGGGACTAGTGGGACTTAAGGACCCATGTCGTCCCGGGGTGAAGAAAGCTGTGGAAGATTGCCAATATGCTGGTGTGAACGTTAAAATGATCACTGGAGACAACGTTTTCACTGCAAAAGCTATAGCCACTGAGTGTGGGATACTCAGGCCTGGTCAAGACATGGTCAGTGGAGCAGTAGTAGAAGGCGTGGAATTCAGAAACTACACACCAGATGAAAGATTGGAGAAAGTTGATAAAATTTGTGTGATGGCAAGGTCCTCTCCCTTCGACAAACTGTTGATGGTAGAATGCTTGAAACAAAAGGGACATGTGGTTGCAGTTACTGGCGATGGCACAAATGACGCACCAGCACTAAAAGAAGCTGATATAGGACTTTCGATGGGGATTCAAGGCACCGAGGTGGCCAAGGAAAGCTCAGATATTGTCATTTTGGATGATAATTTTGCGTCTGTGGCCACAGTTCTGAAGTGGGGAAGATGTGTCTATAACAACATCCAGAAGTTCATCCAATTTCAACTTACCGTAAATGTTGCTGCCCTTGTGATCAACTTTGTGGCAGCAGTTTCAGCTGGTGAAGTTCCACTAACAGCAGTGCAATTATTGTGGGTGAACTTGATTATGGATACGTTGGGTGCTCTGGCTCTTGCAACAGAGCAACCCACCAAGGAGCTGATGGATAAACCACCCGTGGGGCGGACAGAGCCACTTATCACCAACATTATGTGGAGAAACCTCTTAGCCCAAGCTTCATATCAAATAGCTGTCCTCTTGACTCTGCAATTCAAAGGTGAATCAATCTTTGGTGTGTCTGAGAAGGTAAACGACACCTTAATCTTTAATACTTTTGTTCTTTGCCAAGTCTTCAATGAATTCAATGCAAGGAAGCTCGAGAAGAAGAACGTCTTCAAGGGGATACACAAGAATAGATTATTTTTGGGGATCATTGTGATAACCATTGTTCTTCAGGTGGTCATGGTAGAGTTTTTGAAGAAGTTTGCAGATACAGAGAGGTTGAATTGGGCACAATGGGGTGCATGCATTGGAATTGCAGCACTATCTTGGCCAATCGGTTGGATTGTCAAGTGGATACCTGTTCCACAAAGACCATTTCTTAGCTACCTAAAGATGAAAAAGATATGACCATGGGTCTGCCATGAGCTTTTCTTCAATATCTGGGTTCTCATTataattctttaattctttCGTTGTATAGCTTatcattattataattatttagttCTCTCATTGTAAAGCTTATCAGATATGTACGTATtgatgtcatatttttaataatacaaTTCTTTTCACTTGGTTTTTATCATTCATGGAGGGTAGTTTCAATATCTTTTACGAATGGCTGCCTGAATGCAACTTGTAGTTATAATCTCGGACAACTCTGTCGCCTTTTATTAACAGAAAGCCAGAGGCAAGTACAAAACATAACTTATATTTGGGAAGACTAACAACAATCACTACAAGTTTTACAAGAAATTCGAACTTTAGGGACGAAAGTGAGAATAGAGTGAAAACAATAATGATGAATGACATTTCATATCGAGGCTTCCAATTGTGATGGCTCAAATCAGGTGATTACATGACAAAGTAGAAGGTTTAAACCATTCATAATGATAATAATGAGTGCACAACAATACCATTGGATAGTATCACTTAAGTGTATGCACTACAGCTCTAGGGATTTCCACCTAAACAAAGCACCAGCTCATAAATTGCCCATTGGAACACGACATTTGATAAGCTTGTTTTCTCAGCCAAGTACTCTGTTCTTTGGTTAAGAAGGCTTTCTCCTATGTTGCTTGggtaagaaagagaaagatattGGAGGATGATCCTCTGTTGATTAGTCTTTATATAATCAGTTAAATAGAAGGTTTttaaaataacttacagaaccAAGAAAAACACTGGTAACATACCAGTGATTCATCAACTTGAGGAAGTTAGAAAAGAGCTGGTCAGCTACAATAGCTCCTCCGAAATATAATGCATCTAGAATCCTTGACAGTTGTACTAAAAAACCCACAACTATATGGTACTTTGACAACTTGGTATAGTTACAAATGTCAACTCATAATGTCCATGTTCTACATACTTCAGTCAACATAATATGCATACTAGTTGATTGCAAAAGTACATGATACTACATGCTTTACAAATACATGTCTACATTAGGGACCACTATAGAAGATAGTTAGCCCCAAACCGGGAGGAAGAGATTGCCAAAGGCCTAACTGCATGAATTTGACAAACATTGCCAACAGTTAGCTCCAAAACAGTGGAAAAAGAGATCAACAAAAGCATACATGTATAATTCACTTAACAGTTGATATGCAAAATTCTATTAACTGCAATATCCAGGAATATTAAGAACAACAAACTTTATAATGATCAACACGCAGAGTCAATATCTTCCATGTTCCAATGGAGTTACAACTTACATTCTATATGGTTGTCATGTGTAGTAGTGCTTGCATTTCCTTCCCATTCTAAGCATTGCTTTTTAACTTTCTGCACGTAGTAGAGTCCTTCGGTCCCTTTCTCGAGCATTCTTAACAGCCTAGAGCAAAATCACACAAACCCATCAATTAGCTTCCAAGATGCAAAAATCCGAGCCTTCTTTTCAGCAACGCATACAAATTATAACAAAGAGAATAAACTAACGTCCTCAAGCAACTTTTGCTTGGCCTCTGCTTCCAAAGAATCTCTAGAACAAAAAACCCAAACCACTCAAAACAAATTTATATGTAACTCAAAGAAATAGCTTCTCAAATAAAACCCTTCCGATTATACGATCCATAGAGTACATTCATAAACAGAAATTCTACCTGAAATGGCTGGAATGAGGAGGCAACGTGATGTAGGACAAGAATTCCATCTTGTTCCAAAGATGCTCTCATTACTAAGGCGGCTCGTCTTGACATCAGGATTGTTAAAAAACGGGCTTATTCAGGAACAATCTTACCATCGGACAAAGAGCTTTATCAAAGGGTTCTTAGTAAGCCGGGACAAAAATGTTTTATTGTCGGAACCTAAAATTAGGTTCTGATGAGTAAACTATTTTAAGCAGGACATTTTGTATCGTCGGCACTAAGTGGACATGAGGACAACTAATATTCGGCGGTGgagtacaaaaggaaaaggcTACCGGCCGAGTCGATAAAGAGTGAGAAATGGCCAAGGGGATGAGTGGAAAATTACCGGCAGGACTTTTACTACCACCGAGAATTAATTAATCAGTCTATGATGCGGCAACGAGTTTGATTCTTTTACATCCATAACagatatcatattaatataccAAATCAAGAAGATTTAAGTAATAAAGGAATGGTCAACAAGAGACTATTGACAGGTTGTGGCTTAGAAGATATTTTGCATAAtaacttttcctaaatttacTAATTCCCCTAGTAGAAGATTTTCGTATTTAGATTGACGTACTCGTCAAGAATTAtcttattaattatattttttcttcattgtttattttctttcttaaaagATTTCAttctttacaaaaagaaaaaaaaaaaaagaaaaaaaaaaaagaaaaaaaaaaggccaatgcagttagccacgtggatgagGGTCATCCACGACGCTAATGGGCCGCCATGTGGCATTAGCCACGTGGGTCTCGCGTCGCTAATGGTTGTCACTAAATGGCAATTAGCAACATTTTAAGTATGTGTTTATTTAGCGACGTTGCACTTTTAGCCACCAACATGTGGCTAAATGCAATTAGGAAAATAGGCACTTTTAGCCACCTACCCTTAACCCATGTCgcaaaaatcataattttttttttccctaatatcGTACAGCTCTTTGGATCTTCGTCTACCTTATCGTCGACGTTGTCGTCGAGATTCGACGAGATCCGAACTGGACTTTCGTCTACCTCCTTGTCGATGATGTCGTTGAGAACCGTCGAGGGCCGGCGAGCTCAAGGCTTGGATTTTCCTTCCctggcaaagaaaaaaaaagcaccgGCCACTTTTCCTTCCCCTTCCTCCTCAagaaatccaacccaaaaaaacaCCAACTCCCCAGTGAGACAATGACAACGAGTTTCTCCGT contains the following coding sequences:
- the LOC133874966 gene encoding putative calcium-transporting ATPase 13, plasma membrane-type, with protein sequence MATSIILSNLERIEYLLHAPKTLSKPNKRWHSAFVTIYCSKTLLSFFNVSLPEKKRFEVSSRPSFTIVDLKPNKSFQIDQTSLLQLLKEKNVDTLQNIGGVDGVASSLESNIDFGIQGDAEDVTRRHETFGSNTYETPPTKSIFHFIVEAFKDLTIFILLGCATLSLAFGIKEKGIKEGWYDGGSIFVAILLVIAVSSISNFRQNRQFEKLSKVSNNIQVDVVRAGRRQHISVFEIVVGDIVCLKIGDQIPADGLFFDGHSLQVDESSMTGESDHVEVNSSHPFLVSGTKVVDGYARMLVTSVGMNTTWGEMMSSISRDTNEQTPLQARLNKLTSSIGKVGLLVAFLVLVVLLVRYFTGNTKDDNGNKEFNGSKTKVDDIVNAVVGIVAAAVTIVVVAIPEGLPLAVTLTLAYSMKRMMVDQAMVRKLSACETMGSATTICTDKTGTLTLNQMKVTKFWLGKETFAAGSYSSIAPYVLELVQEGVALNTTGSVYKPNSGFEIEFSGSPTEKAILSWAVLDLNMEMEQLMQSCMILFVEAFNSQKKRSGVLMRRKVDNTIHVHWKGAAEMILKMCSSYYDASGIVKELDDAEKMKFEQIIQGMAASSLRCIAFAHKQVSEDQENEQEHKKLEEDGLTLLGLVGLKDPCRPGVKKAVEDCQYAGVNVKMITGDNVFTAKAIATECGILRPGQDMVSGAVVEGVEFRNYTPDERLEKVDKICVMARSSPFDKLLMVECLKQKGHVVAVTGDGTNDAPALKEADIGLSMGIQGTEVAKESSDIVILDDNFASVATVLKWGRCVYNNIQKFIQFQLTVNVAALVINFVAAVSAGEVPLTAVQLLWVNLIMDTLGALALATEQPTKELMDKPPVGRTEPLITNIMWRNLLAQASYQIAVLLTLQFKGESIFGVSEKVNDTLIFNTFVLCQVFNEFNARKLEKKNVFKGIHKNRLFLGIIVITIVLQVVMVEFLKKFADTERLNWAQWGACIGIAALSWPIGWIVKWIPVPQRPFLSYLKMKKI